One genomic window of Acidovorax radicis includes the following:
- a CDS encoding RNA pyrophosphohydrolase: MLDRDGFRPNVGIILLNQKNQVFWGKRIRTHSWQFPQGGIDRGETPEQAMFRELHEEVGLMPNHVRVVARTRDWLRYEVPDRYIRRDARGHYKGQKQIWYLLQLMGHDWDLNLRATNHPEFDAWRWNEYWVPLDVVVEFKRGVYEMALTELARYLPRQEQRNRYLRSGMRTREGEHAGAGMYRASSLLINPGMELPPGASFDPDPQNSTPAALDELPASISITSGPR; the protein is encoded by the coding sequence ATGCTTGACCGGGACGGCTTTCGGCCGAACGTCGGCATCATCCTGCTCAACCAGAAGAACCAGGTGTTTTGGGGCAAACGCATACGCACCCACAGCTGGCAGTTTCCGCAGGGTGGTATTGACAGGGGAGAAACCCCTGAACAAGCCATGTTCCGGGAGTTGCATGAAGAGGTGGGATTGATGCCGAACCATGTGCGCGTGGTAGCCCGCACCCGGGACTGGTTGCGCTATGAGGTGCCTGACCGGTACATCCGCCGCGATGCACGCGGACATTACAAGGGACAAAAACAGATCTGGTATTTGCTGCAACTGATGGGGCACGACTGGGATCTGAATCTTCGGGCGACCAACCACCCGGAATTCGACGCTTGGCGATGGAACGAGTATTGGGTTCCGCTGGATGTGGTGGTTGAATTCAAACGTGGCGTCTATGAAATGGCGCTCACCGAACTTGCCCGCTATCTGCCTCGCCAGGAGCAGCGCAACCGCTATCTGCGCAGCGGCATGCGCACCAGGGAAGGTGAGCATGCAGGAGCAGGCATGTACCGTGCAAGTTCGCTGCTTATCAATCCAGGCATGGAGCTGCCGCCTGGGGCGAGCTTCGACCCCGACCCCCAAAACAGCACGCCAGCGGCGCTTGATGAATTGCCCGCTTCCATCTCCATCACGAGCGGGCCTCGCTGA
- a CDS encoding lytic transglycosylase domain-containing protein: MSAQPKTIMVQPPGACGGLSRRACIVSLSSLAAPAAWLTAPQAAHAGGQVEEPLMDSVRTALSSAVGNQAPPEPEFVSTEARLHYLRWLGTQSDRLRRRKPEWEVRRDFLQTVWYESKRAGLDVSLVMGLIQVESAFRKFAVSSVGARGYMQVMPFWTRVIGDGDPGKLFHMQTNLRFGCVILRHYIDREKGDLFMALGRYNGSRGRSPYPDAVFSAQRNWLFTDKPQQTPAA; this comes from the coding sequence ATGAGTGCGCAACCAAAGACGATCATGGTGCAGCCCCCCGGTGCTTGCGGTGGCCTGTCGCGACGCGCCTGCATTGTGTCGCTGTCGTCCTTGGCGGCGCCCGCTGCGTGGCTGACCGCGCCGCAGGCTGCGCATGCGGGTGGGCAGGTAGAGGAGCCGCTGATGGACTCGGTGCGTACCGCACTGAGCTCTGCCGTTGGTAACCAAGCACCGCCCGAACCAGAGTTTGTCAGCACGGAAGCACGGTTGCATTATTTGCGCTGGCTGGGGACCCAGAGCGACCGCCTGCGCCGCCGCAAGCCTGAGTGGGAGGTGCGCCGCGATTTTCTGCAGACCGTCTGGTATGAGTCCAAACGTGCGGGGCTGGATGTCTCGTTGGTGATGGGGCTCATCCAGGTCGAGAGCGCGTTTCGCAAGTTTGCGGTCTCCAGCGTGGGCGCGCGGGGCTATATGCAGGTGATGCCATTCTGGACACGTGTGATCGGTGATGGCGATCCGGGCAAACTGTTCCACATGCAGACCAATCTGCGCTTTGGCTGTGTGATCTTGCGGCACTACATCGACCGGGAAAAAGGCGATCTGTTCATGGCCCTGGGGCGCTACAACGGTAGCCGTGGCCGGTCACCCTATCCTGATGCGGTGTTCAGCGCACAGCGCAACTGGCTCTTCACCGACAAGCCGCAGCAAACACCCGCCGCCTGA
- a CDS encoding proline--tRNA ligase, with protein sequence MKASQFFISTLKEAPADAEVVSHKLMMRAGLIKKLGAGIYNYMPLGLRVIRKVENIVREEMNRAGAVELSMPVVQPAELWQETGRFEKMGPELLRIKDRHGRDFVVQPTSEEVITDIARQELRSYKQLPKNFYQIQTKFRDERRPRFGLMRGREFIMKDAYSFDRDQDAAKASYQVMATAYRRIFDRFGLTYRAVAADSGAIGGDLSEEFQVIAATGEDAIVYCPQSDYAANMEKAEALAPVAPRGAATQVLTKTATPGKSTCADVADMLGVPLATTVKSLVLATDTTNESGEIVKSQVWLLLLRGDHEMNEIKTAKVPGLDGFRFATLGEIEEYFGCKPGYLGPIGLKKPVKLVVDREVAVMADWICGANEADFHMTGVNWGRDLPEPDVVADLRNVVAGDRSPDGKGELAIERGIEVGHVFYLGTKYSRAMNATFLDENGKPQPLEMGCYGIGVTRLPAAAIEQNHDERGIIWPDAIAPFTMVICPVGMDRSEAVKTTAESLYAQLLAAGVDVILDDRGERPGAMFADWELIGVPHRVTIGDKSLKEGLVEYQHRRDAAPTKLAVSDIMAHVKGCMTV encoded by the coding sequence ATGAAAGCCTCCCAATTCTTTATTTCCACCCTCAAGGAAGCTCCGGCCGACGCCGAAGTGGTCAGCCACAAACTCATGATGCGGGCGGGGCTGATCAAGAAGCTGGGCGCGGGCATCTATAACTACATGCCTCTGGGGCTGCGCGTGATCCGCAAGGTCGAAAACATCGTGCGGGAAGAAATGAACCGTGCGGGTGCCGTGGAGCTGTCCATGCCCGTGGTGCAGCCCGCCGAGCTATGGCAGGAAACCGGGCGGTTCGAGAAAATGGGACCGGAGCTGCTTCGCATCAAGGATCGCCACGGCCGCGATTTCGTGGTACAGCCAACCAGCGAAGAAGTGATCACTGACATCGCGCGACAAGAGCTGCGCAGTTACAAGCAACTGCCCAAGAACTTCTACCAGATTCAAACCAAGTTCCGGGACGAACGCCGCCCCCGTTTTGGCCTCATGCGTGGGCGTGAGTTCATCATGAAGGACGCATACAGCTTCGACCGCGATCAGGATGCTGCCAAAGCCAGCTACCAGGTCATGGCCACAGCCTACCGCCGGATCTTCGATCGTTTTGGCCTGACTTATCGTGCCGTGGCGGCAGACAGTGGTGCCATCGGTGGCGACCTGAGCGAAGAATTTCAGGTGATCGCTGCTACGGGTGAAGACGCGATCGTCTACTGCCCCCAAAGCGACTATGCCGCCAATATGGAAAAAGCCGAGGCCCTCGCGCCTGTTGCTCCTCGCGGCGCAGCCACGCAGGTGCTGACCAAGACAGCCACTCCCGGCAAGAGCACCTGCGCTGATGTGGCGGACATGCTGGGCGTGCCGCTGGCTACCACCGTGAAGTCGCTGGTGCTGGCCACGGACACCACCAACGAATCGGGCGAAATCGTCAAAAGCCAGGTCTGGCTGCTGCTGCTGCGTGGCGACCACGAGATGAACGAGATCAAGACCGCCAAGGTGCCTGGGCTCGACGGCTTCCGGTTTGCCACGCTGGGCGAGATCGAAGAGTACTTTGGTTGCAAGCCCGGTTATCTGGGCCCCATCGGCCTCAAAAAACCCGTCAAGCTCGTCGTTGATCGCGAAGTGGCTGTCATGGCCGACTGGATTTGTGGCGCCAACGAAGCCGATTTTCATATGACCGGTGTGAACTGGGGCCGTGACCTGCCTGAGCCAGATGTCGTGGCCGACCTGCGCAATGTGGTGGCGGGCGACCGATCGCCCGATGGCAAGGGTGAACTTGCCATCGAGCGCGGGATCGAAGTGGGCCATGTCTTCTACCTTGGCACCAAATACAGCCGCGCCATGAACGCGACCTTCCTTGATGAAAACGGCAAGCCCCAGCCGCTGGAAATGGGCTGCTACGGCATTGGCGTGACCCGCCTGCCCGCAGCTGCCATCGAGCAGAACCACGATGAGCGCGGCATCATCTGGCCCGACGCGATTGCACCGTTCACCATGGTGATTTGCCCGGTAGGTATGGACCGCAGCGAGGCGGTCAAGACCACGGCCGAGTCACTGTATGCACAATTGTTGGCTGCAGGCGTGGATGTGATTCTGGACGACCGGGGCGAGCGCCCCGGCGCGATGTTTGCCGATTGGGAGCTGATTGGTGTGCCGCACCGCGTGACCATCGGCGACAAGAGCCTCAAGGAGGGCTTGGTGGAGTATCAGCACCGCCGTGACGCGGCGCCAACCAAGCTGGCCGTTTCCGACATCATGGCCCACGTGAAGGGCTGTATGACAGTATGA